From one Solanum lycopersicum chromosome 12, SLM_r2.1 genomic stretch:
- the LOC101266801 gene encoding U-box domain-containing protein 34, whose protein sequence is MKVKVDGDAGASPAPAPVNVTVAVAVKSVEGNGSQRAVKWAVEKLLPKANRFVLVHVMPTITTIPTPSGEYIPIDGLEANVVKLYTGDKRAKCEEIFIPFKILCKRKNVETLVLEGNNPATVLLKYVNDSGIKSLVLGSFSPSYFARKLKGSSVPSIILKHAPDCCDVYVVSSNKLMTNSLNPLLAAERDLRTINKQQSSASSVSAGSVYHNRSSSVATRHLNSLEFIHGNSSSYVSPQHRSNRNLEDVTTGLEAVKGCHSSTYSEQLDIQDEVERLRLELQDTLAIYNQACEDLTHARNKVQLFSSQYLEESGKVNAAKKREENLRKIAAEEKGKHMEAEKEVEIARKLLSKEVYERQIAELKALQQSLEKKRIVDALLSSDGRYRRFTRREIEVATDYFSESKMIGEGAYGKVYKGDLDHTPVAIKVLHSDASEKKEEFLKEVEVLSQLHHPHIVLLLGACPENGCLAYEYMENGNLEDYILERNSKPLPWFSRFRILFEVACALAFLHNSKPEPVIHRDLKPGNILLDKNFVSKIGDVGLAKIISDVVPENVTEYRNSVLAGTLGYMDPEYQRTGTLRPKSDLYAFGIIILQLLTARRPNGLIMKFENAINCNSLVDILDKSVPDWPLIEVEELGRMALKCCMLRCRERPDLDTEVLPLLKRLAGYADMHSNEEKNLIHAPIQYLCPILQEVMEDPQIAADGYTYEHRAIKLWFDRYSVSPMTKQRLQHKLVTPNHTLRLAIQEWRSTFNNIQIEKN, encoded by the exons atgaaagtgaaGGTTGACGGAGATGCTGGTGCTTCTCCGGCGCCGGCGCCGGTGAATGTTACGGTGGCGGTAGCTGTTAAGAGTGTTGAAGGGAACGGGAGTCAACGTGCGGTGAAGTGGGCTGTAGAGAAACTGTTGCCTAAAGCGAATCGATTTGTTTTAGTTCATGTTATGCCTACAATCACTACGATTCCAACTCCAT CAGGAGAGTATATTCCTATTGATGGGCTTGAGGCTAATGTGGTGAAACTATATACGGGTGATAAGAGGGCTAAATGTGAAGAAATCTTTATCCCATTTAAGATTTTATGcaaaaggaaaaat GTTGAGACTTTGGTGCTGGAAGGGAATAATCCTGCAACAGTGCTCCTCAAATATGTAAATGATTCTGGGATTAAAAGTTTAGTCTTGGGCTCTTTCTCCCCCAGTTACTTTGCCAG GAAGCTGAAGGGATCAAGCGTGCCATCAATTATcctcaagcatgctccagattGTTGTGATGTTTATGTGGTGTCCTCAAATAAGCTTATGACAAATTCGTTAAATCCCTTGTTGGCTGCTG AGCGTGACCTTCGTACAATCAATAAACAACAATCCAGTGCATCTTCCGTCTCCGCAGGAAGTGTTTACCATAACAGATCATCGTCTGTTGCAACTAGACATCTAAATTCTCTAGAATTTATCCATGGGAACTCTTCTAGTTATGTCAGTCCTCAACACAGAAGTAACCGAAATCTGGAAGATGTGACCACAGGTCTGGAGGCAGTCAAGGGATGTCATTCTTCCACTTACTCAGAGCAG TTAGACATTCAGGATGAAGTGGAGAGGTTGCGCCTAGAATTACAGGATACTTTAGCAATATACAATCAAGCATGTGAGGACCTGACCCATGCCCGGAACAAG GTCCAGTTATTTTCTTCGCAATACCTTGAAGAGTCTGGAAAAGTGAATGCTgccaagaaaagagaagaaaatctAAGGAAAATTGCTGCTGAAGAGAAGGGGAAGCACATGGAAGCTGAGAAGGAGGTTGAGATAGCAAGAAAATTGCTTTCCAAAGAGGTCTATGAGAGGCAGATAGCAGAGTTGAAGGCTCTTCAGCAGTCCTTGGAGAAAAAGAGAATAGTTGATGCACTATTATCATCTGATGGCAGATATAGAAGGTTTACTAGACGAGAGATTGAGGTTGCAACTGACTACTTTTCCGAGTCTAAGATGATTGGTGAAGGAGCATACGGGAAAGTTTACAAAGGCGATCTTGATCACACCCCTGTTGCCATCAAAGTTCTTCATTCTGATGCATCAGAAAAGAAAGAGGAATTTCTAAAAGAG GTGGAGGTTCTTAGCCAGTTACATCACCCACACATTGTTTTACTGCTTGGAGCCTGTCCTGAAAATGGTTGCCTTGCTTATGAGTATATGGAGAATGGAAACCTGGAAGATTACATATTGGAACGGAACAGCAAACCATTACCTTGGTTTTCTCGATTCAGGATACTTTTTGAAGTGGCATGTGCTCTTGCATTCCTACACAACTCAAAGCCTGAGCCTGTTATTCATCGAGATCTGAAACCAGGAAATATATTGTTGGACAAAAATTTTGTGAGCAAaataggagatgtaggtctagCAAAGATTATATCAGATGTTGTACCAGAAAATGTTACAGAATACAGGAACTCTGTTCTTGCTGGCACCCTTGGTTACATGGATCCAGAGTATCAAAGAACTGGCACACTCAGACCAAAATCTGATCTGTATGCTTTTGGaataataatacttcaattaCTAACTGCTCGTCGTCCTAATGGCCTTAtaatgaaatttgagaatgctaTAAATTGTAATTCATTAGTGGATATACTTGATAAGTCAGTTCCTGATTGGCCGTTGATTGAAGTAGAGGAGCTAGGTAGGATGGCGCTAAAATGCTGCATGCTTAGATGCCGAGAGAGACCTGACCTCGATACTGAAGTTCTTCCACTTCTGAAAAGACTTGCTGGATATGCTGACATGCATAGCAATGAAGAGAAGAACCTTATACACGCACCTATTCAGTACTTATGCCCGATCCTTCAG GAAGTAATGGAAGATCCACAGATAGCAGCTGATGGCTATACGTATGAGCATAGAGCAATAAAGTTATGGTTTGACAGATACAGTGTATCACCCATGACAAAACAGAGACTACAGCACAAGCTAGTCACGCCAAACCACACATTGCGACTTGCTATACAAGAGTGGAGATCAACATTCAACAACATTCAGATAGAGAAAAACTAG
- the LOC101246112 gene encoding protein ALP1-like: protein MEITSFSSSFPSQEDFNSLNFFQELDFLSPSSDHHHHQSMSKKIKINDFDHNPVEEILNKFLGVENETHPESKSVENHTLFDYKNQKFDFDHGVVSGTKRVRENANENEDGLVEVISGSGSGSGYSQQPLQQRRLWVKNRSNAWWEQCNRPDFPEEEFKKAFHMGKATFDFICSELESVVTKKDTMLRMAIPVRQRVAVCIWRLATGEPLREVSRRFGLGISTCHKLVLEVCTAIRGVLMAKFIQWPDELKMEEIKHEFEILSGIENVGGSMYTTHVPIIAPKESVASYFNKRHTERNQKTSYSVTVQGVVDPKGIFTDVCIGWPGSMTDDQVLEKSILYERANRGNLNGTYIVGSSGFPLTDWILVPFTHQNVTWTQHAFNEKVNDVQRVAKEAFMRLKARWSCLKKRTEVKLQDLPVVLGACCTLHNICEIRGEELRQELRFDLVDDEMIPEVVVRSMNAMKVRDQIAHKLLHHNHSGTSFL from the coding sequence ATGGAAAtcacttctttttcttcttcatttccaTCACAAGAAGATTTCAATTCTCTAAACTTTTTTCAAGAACTCGACTTTCTTTCTCCATCTtctgatcatcatcatcatcaatccATGtcgaaaaagataaaaattaacgATTTTGATCACAACCCAGTTGAGGAAATCCTAAATAAATTTCTGGGTGTCGAAAACGAAACGCACCCAGAATCAAAATCAGTTGAAAATCACACCCTTTTTGATTACAAGAAccaaaaatttgattttgatcatGGTGTTGTCTCTGGCACTAAACGTGTTCGTGAAAATGCCAATGAGAATGAAGATGGTCTAGTTGAGGTTATCTCTGGTTCTGGCTCTGGTTCTGGTTATTCTCAGCAGCCATTACAGCAGAGGAGGTTATGGGTGAAAAACAGATCAAATGCGTGGTGGGAGCAATGTAACCGTCCTGATTTCCCTGAAGAGGAATTTAAGAAAGCATTTCATATGGGCAAAGCTACGTTTGATTTTATATGTTCTGAATTAGAATCAGTAGTGACAAAAAAGGACACGATGTTACGTATGGCGATACCTGTTCGTCAACGTGTAGCTGTATGCATTTGGAGATTGGCTACAGGAGAGCCACTCCGAGAAGTGTCTAGGCGATTTGGGTTAGGTATATCTACTTGTCATAAGCTCGTGCTCGAGGTATGCACAGCTATAAGAGGGGTGTTAATGGCGAAATTCATACAATGGCCTGATGAACTTAAGATGGAGGAAATTAAACACGAGTTTGAAATCCTTTCCGGGATAGAAAATGTAGGTGGATCAATGTACACGACACATGTACCAATTATCGCGCCTAAGGAAAGTGTCGCGAGTTACTTCAACAAAAGGCATACTGAGAGGAATCAGAAGACATCTTACTCCGTTACAGTACAAGGGGTTGTTGATCCAAAGGGGATTTTCACAGATGTTTGTATAGGATGGCCTGGTTCGATGACAGATGATCAAGTCTTGGAAAAATCGATACTTTATGAAAGAGCAAACAGAGGAAACTTGAATGGTACTTACATTGTTGGGAGTTCAGGATTTCCATTAACGGATTGGATTTTAGTTCCGTTTACTCATCAGAATGTTACATGGACACAACATGCTTTTAATGAGAAAGTGAATGATGTTCAAAGAGTTGCCAAAGAAGCGTTTATGAGATTGAAAGCAAGATGGAGTTgtttaaagaaaagaacagaagtGAAACTTCAAGATTTGCCTGTTGTTCTTGGAGCTTGTTGTACACTTCACAATATCTGTGAGATTAGAGGTGAAGAATTACGTCAAGAATTAAGGTTCGATTTGGTTGATGATGAAATGATCCCGGAAGTTGTTGTGAGATCAATGAACGCGATGAAAGTAAGAGATCAGATTGCTCACAAACTATTACATCATAATCACTCAGGGACTAGTTTTCTATGA
- the LOC101246404 gene encoding uncharacterized protein → MAKNREEEEQQQHIMVALTEEEEEELEEQLGSSLTLERVAAAKKLIEDHYKSHMKLIQDRKQRRSLLERKLEGSGVPKEEQMNLLKELERKETEYIRLKRHKISVDDFELLTIIGRGAFGEVRLCRDKVSKNIYAMKKLKKAEMLSRGQVEHVRAERNLLAEVASHFIVKLFYSFQDADYLYLVMEYLPGGDMMTLLIREETLTETVARFYIAQSVLAIESIHKHNYIHRDIKPDNLLLDKNGHMRLSDFGLCKPLDCSNLSPINENEVIDGEEKGSANKWNSSLEQMQHWQINRRKLAFSTVGTPDYIAPEVLLKKGYGVECDWWSLGAIMYEMLVGYPPFYSEDPITTCRKIVHWRNHIKFPEEARLTPEAKDLICKLLCDAENRLGCRGAEQIKAHPWFKDIKWDKLYNMEAAYKPEVNDALDTQNFMKFDEANQAPAKNSSGPNRKKRLIPEDLSFVGYTYKNFEAVKGLRHSSGDSAVDISGKCSIDDNEMLVLAAASADTVTL, encoded by the exons atggcgAAGAACAGAGAGGAGGAAgagcaacaacaacatataatGGTAGCGTTAACGgaggaggaagaggaagaatTGGAGGAGCAATTAGGTTCTAGTTTGACTCTAGAACGAGTCGCTGCTGCGAAGAAATTGATCGAAGATCATTATAAATCGCATATGAAACTAATCCAGGATCGTAAACAAag GCGTTCACTGCTAGAAAGGAAATTGGAAGGCTCTGGTGTACCAAAAGAGGAACAAATGAACCTTCTAAAGGAATTGGAGAGAAAAGAGACAGAGTATATCCGACTAAAGCGTCACAAGATTTCTGTCGATGATTTTGAGCTTTTGACAATCATTGGGAGAGGAGCTTTTGGAGAG GTCAGATTGTGCCGGGACAAAgtatctaaaaatatatatgcaatgaaaaaattgaagaaggcTGAAATGCTAAGTAGAGGGCAG GTTGAACATGTTAGGGCCGAAAGGAATTTGCTTGCTGAAGTAGCGAGCCACTTTATTGTAaaacttttttattctttccaaGATGCTGACTACTTGTATCTGGTAATGGAATATCTGCCTGGTGGTGATATGATGACATTGCTGATCAGGGAGGAGACATTAACTGAGACAGTCGCAAGATTTTACATTGCTCAAAGTGTTTTGGCCATAGAGTCTATTCATAAGCATAACTACATTCACCG GGATATAAAACCTGACAATCTTCTTTTGGACAAAAATGGTCACATGAGGCTGTCTGATTTTGGTCTATGCAAGCCCCTTGACTGTTCGAATTTATCTCCtataaatgaaaatgaagtgATTGATGGTGAGGAAAAGGGATCTGCTAACAAGTGGAATAGCTCCCTTGAACAAATGCAGCATTGGCAAATAAACAGGAGAAAATTA GCATTTTCAACAGTGGGCACTCCTGACTATATTGCTCCTGAGGTTTTACTGAAGAAAGGCTATGGAGTGGAATGTGATTG GTGGTCACTTGGCGCCATCATGTATGAGATGCTCGTTGGTTATCCCCCTTTCTACTCCGAAGACCCAATAACAACATGTAGAAAG ATAGTTCATTGGAGAAATCACATAAAATTTCCAGAGGAAGCAAGATTAACTCCTGAAGCCAAAGACCTGATCTGTAAGTTGCTTTGTGATGCTGAAAATCGTCTTGGTTGTCGAGGAGCAGAGCAAATAAAG GCTCACCCCTGGTTCAAAGACATAAAGTGGGATAAACTTTATAACATGGAGGCAGCATATAAGCCAGAAGTCAATGATGCTCTTGACACTCAAAATTTCATGAAGTTTGATGAG GCAAATCAAGCACCAGCAAAAAATAGTTCAGGACCCAATCGAAAG AAGCGTCTGATTCCCGAAGATTTAAGTTTTGTTGGCTATACCTACAAGAATTTTGAGGCTGTGAAGGGATTAAGACATTCTTCAG GTGATTCTGCAGTGGATATCTCAGGCAAGTGTTCAATCGATGACAATGAAATGCTTGTCCTCGCTGCTGCATCAGCAGATACTGTAACTCTCTGA